Within the Medicago truncatula cultivar Jemalong A17 chromosome 4, MtrunA17r5.0-ANR, whole genome shotgun sequence genome, the region AAGCTCTTCTTTCATGGAAGATAACCTTGAATGGTTCCTTGGAGATTTTGAGTAATTGGGACCCAATTGAAGACACACCATGTAGCTGGTTTGGAGTGAGTTGCAATATGAAGAATGAAGTAGTACAATTGGATCTAAGGTATGTGGATTTGCTTGGAAAACTCCCAACAAATTTCACATCATTGGTATCCTTGACTAGTCTTATCTTAACGGGAACGAATCTCACCGGTTCGATCCCTAAAGAAATAGGCAATCTTGTTGAACTCAGCTACTTGGACTTAAGTGACAATGCTTTGAGCGGCGAAATCCCAATTGAACTCTGCTACTTGCCCAAGCTCGAGGAACTTCATCTGAACTCAAACGAGCTTGTGGGATCAATACCAATTGCAATTGGTAACCTCACAAAATTAACAAAGCTGACCCTATATGACAATCAGCTCAGTGGCAAAATTCCAAACACAATCCGCAACATGAAGAATCTTCAAGTGATAAGAGCTGGAGGAAACAAGAATCTAGAAGGACCTATACCACAGGAAATTGGACACTGTTCCAATTTGATCATGTTGGGCTTAGCAGAAACAAGCATCTCAGGTTTCATTCCACCAACTATTGGACTACTAAAAAAGCTTGAAACATTAACCATTTACTCTTCACACCTCTCTGGTCAAATTCCACCTGAAATTGGTGACTGCACAAATCTTCAAAATATTTACCTTTATGAAAACTCACTCACAGGTTCCATTCCAACCAAATTAGGAAACcttaaaaatctcaaaaaccTGCTACTGTGGCAAAACAATTTAGTTGGCACTATTCCCTCAGAGATTGGAAACTGTTATCAATTATCAGTCATCGACGCATCGATGAATTCAATAACAGGAAGCATTCCCAAAACCTTTGGGAATTTAACTCTGTTACAAGAACTCCAATTAAGTGTGAATCAAATTTCTGGTGAAATTCCTGCAGAATTGGGGAACTGTCAACAACTAACACACGTGGAGATTGATAACAACCTTATAACCGGTACAATACCTTCCGAATTAGGAAACCTTGGGAATCTAACATTGTTGTTTTTGTGGCATAATAAGTTACAAGGTAATATACCTTCAACTCTTTCCAATTGTCAAAACCTTGAAGCTATTGATCTGTCACAGAATTTGTTAACTGGTCCCATACCAAAAGGTATATTTCAGCTTCAAAATCTCAACAAGCTTTTGCTTCTCTCTAATAATCTCTCTGGTAAAATTCCCTCTCAGATTGGGAATTGTTCTTCTCTTATTCGCTTCCGAGCGAATAATAACAACATTACTGGTTTTATTCCTTCTCAGATTGGTAATCTCAAGAATTTGAATTTCCTTGACCTAGGGAGTAATAGGATTGAAGGGATTATCCCGGAGAAAATCTCCGGTTGCCGGAATCTTACTTTCTTGGATTTGCATTCAAATTACATCGCCGGAGCCTTGCCGGATAGTTTGAGCGAGCTGGTTTCACTTCAATTTCTTGATTTCTCCGATAACATGATCGAAGGTGCATTGAATCCTTCTCTCGGCTCCCTTGCTGCTCTAACAAAACTTATTCTCCGGCAGAATCGAATCTCCGGTAAAATTCCGATGAAGCTTGGTTCATGTGAGAAGTTACAGTTACTTGATCTCAGCAGCAATCAACTCTCCGGTGAAATTCCTAGCACCATAGGAGACATTCCGGCACTGGAAATAGCTTTAAATCTGAGCACAAACCAACTTTCCGGCAAGATTCCTCACGAGTTTTCAAGCTTAACAAAACTCGGAGTTCTTGATTTATCTCACAACATTCTCACCGGAAACCTTGATTATCTTGCCGGATTGGAAAATCTCGTTGTTCTCAATATCTCATTCAACAAATTCTCAGGTCACGTTCCAAACACACCGTTCTTCGAGAAGCTTCCATTGAACGTTCTCTCAGGGAATCCTTCTCTTTGCTTCTCCGGCAACAATTGCACAGGCCAAGGTGGTGGAAAATCAGGTCGCCGAGCGAGGGAAGCGCGCGTGGTGATGATTGTTCTTCTTTGCGTTGCGTGTGTTTTACTCATGGCGGCGTTATACGTCGTCCTCGCAGCAAAACGACGTAGTGACCAAGAAAACGACGTGGAGCGGAAAGATAGCGACGGTGAAATGGTCCCACCTTGGGAAGTGACACTGTACCAGAAACTCGATCTGTCAATATCCGACGTGGCAAAATGTATCTCTGCTGGCAATATCGTCGGACACGGTCGATCAGGTGTCGTTTATAAAGTTACCATGCCAACAGGATTAACCATCGCGGTTAAAAAATTCCGGTCGTCGGAGAAATTCTCAGCATCGTCATTCTCATCGGAGATTGCGACGCTGGCTAGAATTCGACACCGGAATATTGTCCGGTTATTGGGTTGGGGTGCTAACAGGAGGACAAAGTTACTGTTTTATGATTATTTGCCGAACGGTAATTTGGATGCTATGTTACATGAGGGGTGTACAGGTTTAGCAGTGGAATGGGAAACACGGCTTAAGATAGCAATTGGTGTTGCTGAAGGGTTAGCTTATTTGCATCATGATTGTGTTCCTTCTATCTTGCACCGGGATGTTAAGGCGCAGAATATCTTGTTAGATGATAGATATGAAGCTTGTTTGGCTGATTTTGGGTTTGCTCGTTTCGTCGAAGAACAACCGCATGCTTCCTTTTCGGTTAATCCTCAGTTCGCCGGTTCTTACGGCTACATTGCTCCCGGTAATAACTCCAATTTCAGCTTCTTTTGTTAATTTACTCGTTTAATTTAATCTTGTTTAAACCAATTTAGAAATGTGAGATAATCTATCCTTAATTAGATCATGTTTAGTTTCATGGTGAGTACGACAGAATCTCGTGAATTTATTAAAGCTACTTGCAAATTAGTAGTGATACTAAAAATAGACCAGTTACCCGTGAGATGTGAAATaaaattagagagagaaaaatttaacttttttaaaaagagaaaattggttTACAGACAATATATGAATTTAAGATCTTTAAAGTACTGAAATTATAGATAGAGTTTGGTTGAATGATTGACGTTTTTTACATGTGAATATTATCATTGATGgagcatatatgggtatgatcGAGGGAAATGGGGGACCGTACGGCCATTTTCTGTTAAAGGGTGACATTGCTTCTTTTGTCGgtttttgatttttggtttcattttcaaATGTACATCTCAAGTACTTGACCACACGAAGTCACAAATAACCCACATCAACACATGCATCTGGACATGCATAATCAAGACATATAGCTAATAGTCCTGGCGGCACAAAAGCCAAATCATCATCATgcataaattattaataatgtATATCCTATGATCATAacatgattaattttgtgtctagagaataattttttgtgttggGTTGGAATTTCGCAGAGTATGCTTGTATGCTTAAAATAACAGAGAAGAGTGATGTATACAGCTTTGGTGTGGTCCTACTAGAGATAATTACAGGAAAAAGACCTGTGGATCCATCATTCCCGGATGGAATTCATGTTATTCAATGGGTTAGGGAGCATTTAAAGAGCAAGAAGGACCCAATTGAGGTTCTTGATTCAAAGCTTCAAGGTCATCCAGACACACAAATACAAGAGATGTTACAAGCACTTGGTATTTCATTATTGTGTACAAGTAATCGCGCTGACGATCGACCCACCATGAAGGATGTCGCTGCATTATTGAGAGAAATCAGGCATGACCCTACAACATCAGGTGCTGAGCCCTACAAGCCTAAAAGATCTGAAGCTTCGTCGTATTCTTCATCTTCGGTGACCCCGGCTCAGTTATTGCTTCTGCAATCAAATTCACATTCCTCATCAATTGCTTATTCTTCATCCTCAACCGCAGCAGTCTACCACTCACCAAGGAACCAATCATGAATTCTATATTGATTGAAGCTATTGATTGCTGTATTTCAGGACATAGATAAGATCTTGTTATTAGATTTATTCTGATTGATTAGTTAATTAGTTGCAGTAATTAACCGTTAGTGTAATTTGAGCATTTATATGTGCTCTGCGTATTCTGATTGATGACAAGATAAGGCAAAGTGAGTTGAGTGTACAGCAGCTTAGTTAATTATCATGATTCTATTTCTTTGATCCCCATATCCATGTTTTGGTTAACCACAAGTTTTCAACCAGAGGGCTTGAACTTGAGATTTTTTTCATCAACGAAACTTGAACATGAGATCAGACTTAAGATATCCGAGTATGAGATCTAACTTAAAATAATCGAGTTTTGTTTCATTCGTCGATGTGGGTATTTTAGTCACAGAAATTATGTCTTTAGTTTTGTCACATCATAATACCCATTTACAAAATACTGTACTATGTACTTGATGATTGATAGGCCTATATATAGTAATAATTGTAACAAAGGGAGAGCTTTCTATAAGAAGTTGCTTCAATCAATTCTTAAAAAGAGGGCAATAAGTGAATGGTGTTTCTCAATATGTCAAAAGTAAAATTTGGAGATGTCAGGTTGAGCTGGAAGGTAAACTATCAATAGGTACCTTTTGGATCCCTCTTTAGGTTCCtttatgattgttggtgaatacAGGAAAAGAAATGGGTTGGCATGTCTTCATTCAACTACTAACTCTTTAGCTAGGCCCTCACCATGTGATGTAGGATCATTCAGCATTAAGTCCAGAACACTTATGGTCAAGCAATCTCAAGTATACTTTCACCATATATTATAAGCAGTACAATGTATATCAATTGAGCTTTTGCTTTGAATAGTTAGTTAATAACCAAATGCAAATGGTTGTGTTGTATTTTTTCCTATCTTTAAGCTTTCAAAGAGATTTTTCCAATTATGTAGCCCTTTGTAAGGGCACATTAAAATTTTCCTTGATTCTCCTGTGGCATTTTAATGGTTCTAACTTCTAAACCAAACGCACATGGTTTTTTGGTCTGGCCCCCTCTTTAAGATATGAGATCTTATATCATCTACTACTATACAAAGAAAGTGAACAAGTTATGGGAGTTTCCATCAtataaagaaaaggaaaatgatagATTACCAAAGAAATATAATTGACTTATTTTCCTTGTCATGAAAACttgacaaaatatttaatttaaaacataacTTGCATAGCatcattttcataaaattgGTATGTCAATTATGTAAAAGTTCATGACCGACTATAATTACAAATGTACGCTCTTTTTTTTACTCCTTTTGCTAAAGTTTAGGATATTTATATACTCACTACTACAGCCATAAAAGGAATGTCCGCTAAGAAAAGTCAATTTACACATGCTATGTGTGGCCCAGAAAAGTATAAATTGCAATGtgagaaaacaaaataagttaCAGGGTCATGTGTCATATAGGTTGATAATTCTTATCTTGTAATAATAGTTTGATGCACTAAATAAACTTACGAAAAGAAAATTTCTATCAAATTATCAGCATAGTTGTGTAGACAAAATCATTGATTTTCATTAGGGAGCAATCAATTAGCAAACTAGTCTTACTTAAGCCTTA harbors:
- the LOC25493741 gene encoding LRR receptor-like serine/threonine-protein kinase: MPKNPWTLFFLSIFLLLPYHFFLSIAVNTQGEALLSWKITLNGSLEILSNWDPIEDTPCSWFGVSCNMKNEVVQLDLRYVDLLGKLPTNFTSLVSLTSLILTGTNLTGSIPKEIGNLVELSYLDLSDNALSGEIPIELCYLPKLEELHLNSNELVGSIPIAIGNLTKLTKLTLYDNQLSGKIPNTIRNMKNLQVIRAGGNKNLEGPIPQEIGHCSNLIMLGLAETSISGFIPPTIGLLKKLETLTIYSSHLSGQIPPEIGDCTNLQNIYLYENSLTGSIPTKLGNLKNLKNLLLWQNNLVGTIPSEIGNCYQLSVIDASMNSITGSIPKTFGNLTLLQELQLSVNQISGEIPAELGNCQQLTHVEIDNNLITGTIPSELGNLGNLTLLFLWHNKLQGNIPSTLSNCQNLEAIDLSQNLLTGPIPKGIFQLQNLNKLLLLSNNLSGKIPSQIGNCSSLIRFRANNNNITGFIPSQIGNLKNLNFLDLGSNRIEGIIPEKISGCRNLTFLDLHSNYIAGALPDSLSELVSLQFLDFSDNMIEGALNPSLGSLAALTKLILRQNRISGKIPMKLGSCEKLQLLDLSSNQLSGEIPSTIGDIPALEIALNLSTNQLSGKIPHEFSSLTKLGVLDLSHNILTGNLDYLAGLENLVVLNISFNKFSGHVPNTPFFEKLPLNVLSGNPSLCFSGNNCTGQGGGKSGRRAREARVVMIVLLCVACVLLMAALYVVLAAKRRSDQENDVERKDSDGEMVPPWEVTLYQKLDLSISDVAKCISAGNIVGHGRSGVVYKVTMPTGLTIAVKKFRSSEKFSASSFSSEIATLARIRHRNIVRLLGWGANRRTKLLFYDYLPNGNLDAMLHEGCTGLAVEWETRLKIAIGVAEGLAYLHHDCVPSILHRDVKAQNILLDDRYEACLADFGFARFVEEQPHASFSVNPQFAGSYGYIAPEYACMLKITEKSDVYSFGVVLLEIITGKRPVDPSFPDGIHVIQWVREHLKSKKDPIEVLDSKLQGHPDTQIQEMLQALGISLLCTSNRADDRPTMKDVAALLREIRHDPTTSGAEPYKPKRSEASSYSSSSVTPAQLLLLQSNSHSSSIAYSSSSTAAVYHSPRNQS